A region of the Paramormyrops kingsleyae isolate MSU_618 chromosome 6, PKINGS_0.4, whole genome shotgun sequence genome:
GGAAACATACATTATTATTCGTCTTAGTATAAAATTGGTAATATCCAAAaatttatatgtacatatatttcCAGCATTACTAAGAAGAAACATATATATCATTTCATCTTTGAACCCGTGAGTGCGGAGAGTGTTACGTCTAGGTCGCGGGACTTTTTCCCGACGCGGATGTATGTTTTAGGGAAATAGCTGCGCAGAGAGGGCCATCTTTAGACTTTCTTGCCGGTTGCGATAGTAGATATTCTCAAGTTCactttaatttaataataataaacatattattatattgtattatatatcTTCAAATAGGATAAAAGAATTGCACGTTAGGTTTGCACAAACCGATCCTCTACatatttttcataaaatttTATAGAACTGGATATTCGACATGGATGAGGAATATGATGTGATCGTTTTAGGCACTGGACTCACAGTGAGTATTTCTTTCTACGCTTTTGTATTAGTGGGCATgtgatgtgtatgtatgtatgtgtgtgagtatatatactgtacacatacaCGTATAATTGTATAGGCTATGTATGAGTATATGTGTGAATATATATGGTTATAGCCTTTTAAAAACGTAACATGTTTCAGTTCATTGTACTTCCCAAGGTACGGACATCCTTCCATCCCTTTTTGCAATACATGCAGTTGCAGTCAGTCAGTAAAACTTTAAAGAGACTTTTACACACAGTTATATGTATGTTTATATTCTACAAGGTCAATTTATGTTGACAACTTTCATAGACCAAAGGCCAGTAGAAGTCATGTTTTTAAACGTATGACTCGGATCCACAAAGCGTGGCGATGGGTTCAGTGACGCTTAGTATTGCACAAAGGTCCACCAAGCGAAacacattataataataataataataataataataataattattattattattattatttcgtcAAGGTGTAGTGTCCGGCGAGCGGCTTCCTTTTGATTTGACCAGAATATACCGCCGAACTATTTTGATGATAAATACGTGCGTGTTTTAGGATAAGTGCTTTCTGGCAGACATTATTTTGTAGTAACAGTGGCAATGCCAAGGATGTGAGGAGACGTCAACCCCCCCGTTTGAAATTCAACACTTGGTAACATAAATTTAGAAAACTAGGAAATATAGATTGAGAATATTATAGACATGCATGAAATAGCTGCGCAGAATcgaaaaaacataaaatactgCCATTAAGACAAAACTAACGACAAATAAAGACTAAAAACCCAGCGCACGCGCAGGCGTACGCGCCCACGTACACGCATACACACGAGCACGCATGCAAGCGCGTGCCGCACTCACGGACAGGCCGCATTTCTAATAAATAATATGTCTGGGCTTAAAATTTACGTCtccaaaattacataaaaagtTGCTTTGATAGCGAGAAACTGGTGCAATAATTACTAACCATGACGTTAATCAAAGATGTTAACGAAAGTTTTTACACAACAATAGTATTATGAAGTGATAGTAAGATTAAAAAGGAATTAGCTTAACCTTTAATATGTTAGTATGCTGTACTTCTGTATACAGACCTTATGTACTCCGTATAATAATCATAATTTTCATCGTGGACATTCTGTGTACGGTGCCTCTAGCCATGGGTGGGGTTTCGAAGACGGATGTCCCAGCCTGCAGCGCAGTGTTTTATTTTAGCTGCCTCGTACAGTTGCGGGGAAACTGTTTTACGAATGGAGCCGGTTGTAGAGTCGTCGTATTTATCTATCCGtagattatttgtttttaaatttatgGAAAAAACATAAAGATATAAAGGATATGTGATCTCGTATACTTAAAACCTGAATGAAACACTAGCAATTTAAGCCTCTTGGAAGAGGGCGAGGTGTAAGAATACAGACTGGTTTTCTGAGTGGTAGAGGGCGTCTCTGCCCAAAACACAGAGCCACTTCATACAAAATGTGAGCCACACCCATATACGATGTAATCAAGCAAGAACATCGGAGGTTGAACATAGAAGCTTAATATGTGAGTCCACAGTGTTGTTAATAATCCGAACATTCAGCAGAGAAAATAGTCATTTGATGTTTGAGAATTCAAATGCATAGATTTACTCTATtcaataatattttttcctATTTGTTCCTAGTTTTCAGTGTataatctttttttatttatacatttacacATGTGGCAGAatcttttgtccaaagtgattgTGAGGTCAATCTCCGCTACCAcactgctgtgacgcccccacGCCCTGGTCTCCCTCCTCCTGAACTCTGACAGCTGCTCTTCAGTGTTAATCGTCTAGTTCAGGgataggcaaccctgatcctggagtgccagtttccagcaggttttccatcctacctggccTCTGATGTACCACATCTGGTCTCAGAGTAACTCATCAGGATAGAAAACCTGGGGTGCCGTCTGTGGCGCTGGTCTAGGGCGCTGGTCTAGGGCGGTCCATGGGCTTGAACTGGCCCTGGCAGGCACTGAGACATCAGCAGAGTACCACCGACTTGGGAGACTATAGCAATGTTTTTAATAGTGAATGAGCTGTGAAAATCCCTGATCCTCCACTACATTAAACTGGTGATCATACAATGTAGTAATCTCCATTATACACAGCGTAGTCTCCATTATCCATTGGCATTGATTTTGAAGCCCTGACTAGTGAGGCAGCACTGGGAACATGCGGAAGGCGTGGACTCTGCTTATTAATGTCATGACTCCTATTTTTGACTCCTGTCTGCCTTGACAGGTTTATCTCATTCCAAATAACAAAGGCATTGTACGCTgaaatttcaattatattaaaaaacaaTGCCAGGGGCCAGCGAGACATTTTCTTCTTAAAACTGTAAATGACAGTGAGTTTACGCAGGGTGTCAACCCCTCCGTTCAATTTGTTAAAGTCCAAAATCATCTGAGGTTTTCTGTCTAATGTGCTACTCACCTGATAAACTATCATGGGCGGTGCCCATGACCAGCATACTTGACCCCAAATGTGTGCAAAGGGTGTAGATTTTTAACAGTGCACAAGGAGTTTTTCTACACTGTGTAAAGGTTTTAAAACTCTATATTTGTCTAAATGCCGCCAAACTGCTGCCTTTTCCAGTGGTCTCCAGGGTTTTTTCTGAGTACATTTCTTTCTGACACCTAATCAAGGTGACATTAGTCAAacaactgtaaaatatttttatgtaaaaccagtaatttaaaatgtattctttTACTGAGTCTCTTCAACTCATTATAtcttaattatataaataatcatCTGAACAAAAGACAATAAGTTGTTGTTTGGAATTCTTAGTATGTAAAACTAAAAAGTTTGAGTCCTCATAACTCAAAAACCTAGTGCAGTAAGTTGCCTTGGAATTTTAAGTTGTCTTAacttttttacagtgtacgcaGGGACAACTCTACAGGCCTACTGCACTATGCAAATTGTTATTGTCAATCGCTATAATTAATTAGTTGACTAATTAATTTGTTAATTAATGGAAAACACATAGGGTGGATCTCATGAGGATCCAATACTGATTTTCAGCCAAGACTCCTTCTGAATTGCACCCATATATGCTTCATTTGGTAAATGTTAGTATTcaattttgtattattattattctgttgTCATTAGGTATTATTGTACTATCATCATTATTCTCATTATTGCttacaaaataattaaacatgaACAGTGAACAGTCTCATTCAAAGAGAAGGTTACCTACTGGAATTATAGGCTTCAGATCCTCATGTTTTTCTTTCTCCATAGTCCATAAAGAATTAAGTAGAAATTTATAAAAAGGCTACAAGTATGCAAAAATATTAAACTTTATAAGATTCAAGTCTTACTTGTAAGATGCTTTGGCAACAATCCATACGTGCTCACTTGAAATGGTGGCAGTGTTGTATTTGTATAACTATTTTCTTACGCTGGGAGGGTGGACACTTTACATAGTTCTATATTGAACAATGCAATATAGAACAAATAAAGCTTTATTTCAAGtgtaattttgaatttttgaccaataaaaagacaatgaaattaatctttctgtaatgtatattgtattatataaaatgtacttaaagtatattatataaaatgtcaATTTCTTGAATGTCAGCAATAGTTTGGTTGTGAAGTCTTCAGATTTATTATGGTGCTCACGCAAATtcattattagtttttttgACTTGGTCCATgacaaaattaatttttttaactgAACCAACAATTTAAGAAAACGTATATGATTTTGAAGTAGAACAATATTTAGAGTACACCATCAGTGCTTGGAATTCACCTTTCTGTCACAGTTTCTGTCacgcggacagcttgctctacaaagagtaagttgagggaggcgtaaaaacaatttccccacggggatcaataaagtaccaattattattattattattaaagctgcttaaaaatgcaaaattgtATGTCATATGAATACGctgcatactgtacagtatgttacTACAGGTCACTTCTTTGTCTCTATTTTTATCCAATCTCACATGTTAAATTCAATTAATTCTACAATCTCAATGATTGAAGCAATTTTAAATAGTTGTCATATGCAACATATTCATAAACATATAGGGAAAGAAACATGGTGACTCTTGTACCATAAAACCTAGTTCATACTATTCTTTTTCTCGTGTACTTTTGGGCTGCAGATGGTGATCTGCGTGGCAGCTTGTGTTCGTACTGCATTTGTGTTCGTACTGCATTTCGTACTGTAGATGTGGATGGTCAGGGTCGGTTGCATGCATTCAGCAGTGATAATCCAtcagaccaggagagggcagtATTGCAACAAACAGAAATACAAGCAGTGTATAAATCAGGTAAACTTTTATTAACAGTTTTACAGTTGTTAGTCAAGGCTTGGGTGGCATTACAGTAATAAAGCATACCACAATATTTTGAAATCCTTAACACAAAAGGGCTGGGACCCAAACCCCACCTACTTGGCGAATTTTGTTAACAaaatttcaaaatggcagaatcgtgcggctttttaaaataccatatacctcagtataatgtctggacagtatcAAAAATTAGATAAGTGAATACCTCTGATCTTCCTCATACAGCTGCTCATGTATCAAGAGCAAATAATTCTATCAATGAATCAGTCAGTGctaccaaaatgaaaagtatgaCTACCATGAAATGCTTAGAAACGACTATCATTGAGAAGTGTGGAGCTCAGGACCATACTTACATTGACACTTTGACTATATATCTAAGTATATTGACTATCATGGTTTGAACAATGTTGATTGTACCATTTGTCACTGTTTTGCGCAAATTGCAAATGTTTTAGTTCAATGCTTGCGAATGATCTTGTACAATTGccatttggttcccacagtaTATGATTTTGTTGCCAATTTGTTGTTCTtgtattgccattttgctgtCTTTGTGttacacagtgctgtgtgactttttatCTGCTATTGAACTGTCTTGTTATCCCAAGAAATTACATGTGCATGCGAGTGCTTTCTCTTGCTAATGAACTTCACATACTGTAAGGCAGTGTTGAAAGTGGTATCTCTGAAATGGAATAACAGTTTGTTTGCTAAAGAAAAAATATCATTCAGTAACAGTGAGAAAGTGAACAATGCTGATTATGCATTTCACTTTGGTGGCACTGACTGATTCATTGATTGAATTATTTGCTCTTAAGACACAAGTTAATTGAGAAGTGTAATAATCTGGGTTAGAGTTATTATTAGAAACtatattatacatacatacataagtACAGAAATACACACTAAGAATAACACTACATCCTTCCACAAGTTCTGCTTAGACACAttctggggaggggaggggaggcatgGCCTCGTTGCCATGGTAACTTGAAACACTACATCACTTTGCACTGGGAAGACTGCTTTGAAACGTGCAAAAATATTGGGCTTTGCGAACACAGAGCGGACAGCGTTGTTTTGAGAAATAAATATCTGCTGGTGTATAAGACAACTCATTTTGCATATTAGGAGTATCAGTAGAAATGATGacttaatgttttaatgttctcattaatattttgttCTTTGATTAAGCAATTGTATAAGTTTATCAATGTAACCTTTCCCCCATTTTTCCCCTTTCCCATTTCGTTTCTGGGCTCAGAAAATGGTGCAATTTCGGTAGCATTGAGAAAACAGAATTTGGTTtaaaattgtttattattacaACTGAAAACATTAGCATAATTGGGAACATTTGTAAACCAAAGGCAATGTGTCCATCAACAAGTCTGAATAAGAAAACTTCTTCTCTGTGCTTCTCTGTACAttgtaaaaatatgtaaataaataatcattCAAAAATAATACTGCATTATAACAATTACAATGAACTAAATCTCATTTATATGCTCTTTTCTGTATTACTGAGAATGGCAGTGTATCTGTAGTAATAAGCATCACTATAGCTGTAGTTTGTTTTTAGTCCATTttgaatttcctggcaaaagtGCCTTAAATGCCACAGGGAGACTAATTTGCAAAGGCTAGTTCTGCCTTGCtccactcatacacacactcatctCAAATGATTTAGCATTTTGGATGTTTCCAGCATAACAGTAAAAAAGAACAAACAGTCTTGCTTTTATCAAAAACTCCcatgttggtgtaattttttggaaaCACAAAATGTTCTTATATTGCTGAGTATGCCTGACTGTAACCAGCTTTAGCAGTAACCAACTCACAACGACAATTACCACaaatgttttccatgttgaacatcaactgtgaatttaggttctgcCTGTGTCAAGTAATGAATTCATTCTTTTCTCTGTGTGTAGTGTAACCGAAAATTCTCTGCTGAACATCACACAACAAATATGTGTACCATTACAGTCCTATTTTATATCCTAGTATTTTGTTAGAACAAAAATTGCGCATCCATATGGCTAGAAGCCATTTATCAATATATTACAAAACAATGATCCAATTACGCTTTATTGTATGAAATAGTGTCAGAATGCGTTCTGTGCTGCACTTTAATATTACTTTGTATTGAAACTATATTCTTTTTGTTTGAATGACattatatatagtatatatagcACTCTACTGTACATGTTTGATCTGTAAATGTGTTTGTCCAGGAATGTATTCTGTCGGGGATAATGTCTGTAAATGGAAAGAAAATTCTACACATGGACAGGAATCCCTACTATGGAGGAGAGAGCTCCTCCATCACTCCTTTAGAGGAGGTAAGGAGAGAAACTGAAgactgggtggggggtgtctaATCCAAGCTAACTCATACTGCTAGACAAATTACTGAAACATCCATATTTCTGTTTGTCCCTTTTTGGCAACTATTTTCTTTGTGGTCCCATTTCATTGACACTCTTCACTAGAATTCTGTTTTTTATGTCCTCTGAGTTTGAAAAAATGGTGTATAATTTCTAGATTAGTAGGTATGCGTATATCACTACTTTGCATTTTCACTTCTGCAGCTTTATAAGCGCTTTGGCTTGACAGAAGGCCCACCAGAGTCAATGGGAAAGGGACGAGACTGGAATGTTGACCTTATTCCCAAATTTCTCATGGCGAATGGTTAGTTAGCACCTTACATAGTACAACTTACAATCGTATTTTTGGTGCACCAGTGAAAGATATAAACAGATAAAGGCtttaccttaaaaaaaaataaaaactttgaaaacaTGCTAAGTATTATATACAATTTACAACACAGGTCAGCTGGTCAAGATGCTCCTCTACACAGAAGTGACCCGGTATCTGGACTTCAAAGTTGTGGAGGGAAGCTTTGTTTACAAGGGAGGAAAGATTTACAAAGTCCCTTCAACTGAGTCTGAGGCACTTGCATCAAGTAAGGCAGCATCTGATATTAAAATAGAAATGGAAAGGATAACTGTATGGTTGATTATGAGTAATTTTACctgttgatgttttgtttttgtgtatcCCCATGCATGTTGCTTTTAGACTTAATGGGGATGTTTGAAAAGAGAAGGTTTCGTAAGTTTCTAGTTTTTGTGGCCAACTTTGATGAGAATGACCCTAAGACGTTTGAGGGTGTTGATCCCAAACTCACCACCATGAGGGATGTCTACAAGAAGTTTGACTTGGGCCAAGATGTTATAGACTTCACCGGCCATGCTCTTGCGCTCTACAGAACAGACGAGTGAGTGGCTCATACTAGCCCATAGAGACACAAACAGTTATGGGTGTTTTTGGAAGTGTTTGGTTGATATGATGGGATTCTCTCCTCTGCAGTTACATGGACCAGCCCTGCTTGGAGACCGTCAATCGCATCAAGCTGTACAGTGAGTCCCTGGCTCGCTATGGGAAGAGCCCCTATCTGTACCCCCTCTAC
Encoded here:
- the LOC111842317 gene encoding rab GDP dissociation inhibitor alpha-like yields the protein MDEEYDVIVLGTGLTECILSGIMSVNGKKILHMDRNPYYGGESSSITPLEELYKRFGLTEGPPESMGKGRDWNVDLIPKFLMANGQLVKMLLYTEVTRYLDFKVVEGSFVYKGGKIYKVPSTESEALASNLMGMFEKRRFRKFLVFVANFDENDPKTFEGVDPKLTTMRDVYKKFDLGQDVIDFTGHALALYRTDDYMDQPCLETVNRIKLYSESLARYGKSPYLYPLYGLGELPQGFARLSAIYGGTYMLNKPVEEIVMENDHVVGVKSEGEVARCKQLICDPSYIPDRVRKSGQVIRVICVLSHPIKNTNDANSCQIIIPQNQVNRNSDIYVCMISYAHNVAAQGKYIAIVSTTVETNEPEAEIEPALELLEPIDQKFVAISDLLEPTDDGTESQIFVSRAYDATTHFETTCNDIKDVYKRMTGSDFDFENMKRKQNDVFGEDEQ